The following are encoded in a window of Amycolatopsis lexingtonensis genomic DNA:
- a CDS encoding alpha/beta fold hydrolase: MRSKILTAGLVLALTAALGGVASADARPGGRPKLTDPHPCPGQPGFTCSTLTVPLDHTGRLPGTLDLAVATADNADAPKGVLLFLTGGPGQGGVGAIKRIAKQRLPEVSKDYRFVMLDQRGTGPSGALKCPGLQEQMGSSDIATPTADAVRECARILGPTAPLYSTDQTVADFDQLRRALDVPKLVVDGVSYGSFTAARYALAHPANVSKVVLDSVLPHHATASASLYLTGLTAEARVLRAACAVAPACGYDPADDLAWVVRHRGTADGVRIFDLIVTYEFVDPTYRNAEAGDLIGALHEARGGASAHLDGLLEAYKSGGDDPASFSSGLHAATLCADQRFPWGSAATPEPLRQPLLSLAARTLPPSATWPYTTEVATRQGFIQSCLPWPAERPGSNPAGKLPNIPVLLLNGDRDLSTPLEWAKEEATQAPSGRLVIVPGESHSIQNRERGHAGRDAVINFLR; this comes from the coding sequence ATGCGCTCGAAGATCCTGACCGCCGGGCTGGTCCTGGCGCTGACCGCCGCACTCGGGGGTGTGGCCTCGGCCGACGCGCGTCCTGGGGGACGACCGAAGCTGACGGATCCGCACCCGTGCCCGGGCCAACCGGGCTTCACCTGCTCGACCTTGACCGTGCCGCTCGACCACACCGGACGGCTGCCGGGCACGCTCGACCTCGCCGTGGCGACCGCCGACAACGCCGACGCGCCCAAAGGCGTGCTGCTCTTCTTGACCGGCGGGCCCGGGCAGGGCGGCGTCGGCGCCATCAAGCGGATCGCGAAGCAACGGCTGCCGGAAGTCTCGAAGGACTACCGGTTCGTCATGCTCGACCAGCGCGGCACCGGCCCGTCGGGCGCGCTGAAGTGCCCGGGGCTGCAGGAGCAGATGGGCAGCTCGGACATCGCGACGCCGACGGCGGACGCGGTGCGGGAGTGCGCGCGGATCCTCGGCCCGACGGCCCCGCTGTATTCGACCGACCAGACGGTCGCGGACTTCGACCAGCTGCGCCGCGCGCTGGACGTGCCGAAGCTGGTCGTCGACGGCGTCTCGTACGGCTCGTTCACGGCGGCGCGGTACGCGCTCGCGCACCCGGCGAACGTCAGCAAGGTCGTCCTCGATTCGGTGCTGCCGCACCACGCGACCGCGTCGGCGTCGCTCTACCTGACGGGCCTGACGGCCGAAGCCCGGGTGCTGCGCGCGGCGTGCGCGGTGGCCCCGGCCTGCGGCTACGACCCGGCCGACGACCTGGCGTGGGTGGTCCGCCACCGCGGCACGGCCGACGGCGTGCGGATCTTCGACCTGATCGTCACCTATGAGTTCGTCGACCCGACCTACCGCAACGCGGAGGCGGGCGACCTCATCGGCGCCCTCCACGAAGCCCGCGGCGGCGCGTCGGCGCACCTGGACGGCTTGCTGGAGGCCTACAAGTCCGGCGGCGACGACCCGGCGTCCTTCAGCTCCGGCCTCCACGCGGCGACGCTGTGCGCGGACCAGCGCTTCCCGTGGGGCTCGGCGGCGACGCCGGAGCCGCTTCGGCAACCGCTGCTGTCGCTGGCCGCCCGGACGTTGCCGCCGAGCGCGACCTGGCCGTACACCACGGAGGTCGCCACGCGGCAGGGATTCATCCAGAGCTGCCTCCCGTGGCCGGCCGAACGCCCCGGCTCGAACCCGGCAGGCAAGCTGCCGAACATCCCGGTGCTGCTGCTCAACGGCGACCGCGACCTGTCGACGCCGCTGGAGTGGGCGAAGGAGGAAGCGACCCAGGCCCCGAGCGGCCGGCTGGTGATCGTGCCGGGCGAGTCCCACTCGATCCAGAACCGGGAGCGCGGGCACGCGGGCCGGGACGCGGTGATCAACTTTCTTCGCTGA
- the lipB gene encoding lipoyl(octanoyl) transferase LipB — MGWPIKRVDLGEVGYQQALADMSTWVAQRQQGLAEDRLFLLSHPPIVTYGPRTKPEDLPADLPVVQVDRGGFATYHGPGQLVGYLVVDVKARGPVDIVRWLETGLVAALANLGFPAVRRETPKGESSLAGVWTPDHRKVASIGMRIRRGVTSHGFALNVDPDMSAFRHFVACGLADVTMVSLAELAAERGRGTPSDAEVRDAVFAALSEES, encoded by the coding sequence GTGGGATGGCCCATCAAGCGGGTCGACCTCGGTGAGGTCGGCTACCAGCAGGCACTCGCCGACATGAGCACCTGGGTCGCGCAGCGCCAGCAAGGCCTGGCCGAAGACCGGCTCTTCCTGCTCAGCCATCCGCCGATCGTCACCTACGGGCCGCGCACCAAGCCCGAAGACCTGCCGGCCGATCTTCCCGTCGTCCAGGTCGATCGTGGGGGGTTCGCCACGTACCACGGGCCCGGGCAGCTCGTCGGTTACCTCGTCGTCGACGTCAAGGCGCGGGGGCCCGTCGACATCGTGCGGTGGCTGGAAACCGGTCTGGTGGCCGCGCTGGCGAACCTCGGCTTTCCCGCGGTCCGGCGGGAAACGCCGAAGGGGGAGTCGAGTCTCGCCGGGGTGTGGACGCCGGACCACCGGAAGGTCGCTTCGATCGGCATGCGGATCCGGCGGGGCGTCACCAGCCACGGCTTCGCGCTCAACGTCGACCCGGACATGAGCGCCTTCCGGCACTTCGTCGCCTGCGGCCTCGCCGACGTCACGATGGTGTCCCTCGCCGAGCTCGCGGCCGAACGCGGACGAGGGACACCATCGGACGCCGAGGTGCGAGACGCCGTTTTCGCTGCCCTCAGCGAAGAAAGTTGA
- a CDS encoding pyridoxine/pyridoxamine 5'-phosphate oxidase codes for MVRLRGWPSFPEELPVFTPETAPADPQALFLEWLTEAGEHVLAPHAVTLSTVDADGAPDARVVILKDVGPAGWAVATSSESPKGLQLRKDPRAALTFFWPGRGRQVRLRGPVSPAAPEVSAEDFLARPPASRVEAFIGRQSQVLADPADLDAAAAEAERWVAENPATAPETWTRYLVDPDVVEFWQASHDRRHVRLRYRKTDGAWVRERLWP; via the coding sequence ATGGTGCGGTTGCGCGGCTGGCCCTCGTTCCCCGAAGAACTCCCCGTGTTCACGCCGGAAACGGCGCCGGCGGACCCGCAGGCGCTGTTCCTGGAGTGGCTGACCGAAGCCGGGGAACACGTGCTCGCGCCGCACGCCGTCACACTGTCCACAGTGGACGCCGACGGTGCGCCCGACGCCCGCGTCGTGATCCTCAAGGACGTCGGGCCGGCCGGCTGGGCGGTCGCGACCAGCTCGGAAAGCCCGAAGGGCCTGCAGCTGCGCAAGGATCCCCGTGCCGCGCTGACGTTCTTCTGGCCCGGCCGCGGCCGTCAGGTCCGGCTGCGCGGACCGGTTTCCCCGGCGGCGCCCGAAGTGTCGGCGGAGGACTTCCTGGCCCGGCCGCCGGCTTCGCGCGTCGAAGCGTTCATCGGGCGCCAGTCGCAGGTGCTGGCGGACCCGGCCGACCTCGACGCGGCGGCCGCGGAAGCGGAACGCTGGGTGGCGGAAAACCCGGCCACCGCACCCGAAACGTGGACGCGGTACCTCGTGGACCCGGACGTCGTCGAGTTCTGGCAGGCCAGCCACGACCGGCGGCACGTGCGGCTGCGCTACCGCAAGACCGACGGCGCCTGGGTCCGCGAACGCCTCTGGCCCTGA
- a CDS encoding cytochrome P450 has product MSNLVDVPHGLPMERDAGPFDPPSEISRLRDARPVSPLVFPDGHEGWLVTGYEEVRQMMADTRFSSRLDLDVVHVPYETGMPAATEPSPQLPGMFIAMDPPDHGRLRRKLTGAFTVKRMKTLEDHIVEIVERQLDHLAGLTPPIDLVKEFALPVPSLVICELLGVPYADRESFQADSAQFMVRDQPLETKMGAYVALNTYLTELVTSKRAEPGDDILSDLARHEDLTVEELTGAAFLLLLAGHETTANMLSLGTFALLEHPEQAAEVRANPDLLPGAVEELLRYLSVADIFFRYATEDLELGGETITKGSTVVVSLLAANHDPRRFENPDTLDVHRNARGLLSFGHGVHQCLGQQLARIEMRAGFEALLRRFPTLELAVPAGEVKLRTDMNIYGVHELPVTWA; this is encoded by the coding sequence ATGAGCAACCTGGTCGACGTCCCGCACGGCCTGCCCATGGAGCGCGACGCGGGCCCCTTCGACCCGCCGAGCGAGATCAGCCGGCTGCGCGACGCGCGCCCCGTCAGCCCCCTCGTGTTCCCCGACGGCCACGAGGGCTGGCTGGTCACCGGCTACGAAGAGGTCCGGCAGATGATGGCCGACACCCGGTTCAGCTCCCGGCTGGACCTCGACGTCGTCCACGTGCCCTACGAGACGGGCATGCCCGCCGCCACCGAGCCGTCGCCGCAGCTCCCGGGCATGTTCATCGCCATGGACCCGCCGGACCACGGCCGGCTGCGGCGCAAGCTGACCGGCGCCTTCACCGTCAAGCGGATGAAGACGCTGGAGGACCACATCGTCGAGATCGTCGAGCGGCAGCTGGACCACCTGGCCGGGCTGACCCCGCCGATCGACCTGGTCAAGGAGTTCGCGCTCCCGGTGCCGTCGCTGGTCATCTGCGAACTGCTCGGCGTGCCGTACGCGGACCGCGAGAGCTTCCAGGCCGACTCGGCGCAGTTCATGGTCCGCGACCAGCCGCTCGAGACGAAGATGGGCGCGTACGTCGCGCTGAACACGTACTTGACGGAACTCGTCACGAGCAAGCGCGCCGAGCCCGGTGACGACATCCTGTCCGACCTGGCCCGCCACGAGGACCTGACGGTCGAAGAGCTGACCGGCGCCGCGTTCCTGCTGCTGCTCGCCGGCCACGAGACGACCGCGAACATGCTGTCGCTGGGCACCTTCGCGCTCCTGGAGCACCCGGAGCAGGCCGCCGAAGTGCGCGCGAACCCGGACCTGCTGCCGGGCGCGGTCGAGGAACTCCTGCGCTACCTGTCCGTGGCCGACATCTTCTTCCGCTACGCCACCGAAGACCTGGAGCTGGGCGGCGAAACGATCACCAAGGGCTCGACGGTCGTGGTCTCGCTGCTGGCCGCCAACCACGACCCCCGCCGCTTCGAAAACCCGGACACCCTGGACGTCCACCGCAACGCCCGCGGCCTGCTGTCGTTCGGCCACGGCGTACACCAGTGCCTCGGCCAGCAACTGGCCCGCATCGAGATGCGCGCCGGCTTCGAGGCCCTGCTGCGGCGGTTCCCGACGCTCGAGCTCGCCGTGCCGGCCGGGGAGGTGAAGCTGCGGACGGACATGAACATCTACGGCGTCCACGAACTGCCGGTCACCTGGGCGTAG
- a CDS encoding DUF2020 domain-containing protein: MRRLVLLAPAVVLLAGCGPTIVSGTAAPSTPSAASAAGSGLPPEPQPGATEDCPYLGSEFVAESNGQHVSKVRVSADQPHPACFFYRPDGKVQLTVRVYVGDAKTATALVNQAAPVDSSNPASDPSGWKGGYLSTDDGAVYAVAKGSAAVIATTNQKQSVKARTVVKKAIAALKL, encoded by the coding sequence ATGCGACGACTCGTACTTCTCGCGCCCGCCGTGGTCCTGCTGGCCGGCTGCGGCCCCACCATCGTGTCCGGCACCGCGGCGCCCAGCACGCCGTCCGCCGCCTCCGCGGCCGGCTCCGGCCTGCCGCCCGAACCGCAGCCGGGCGCGACCGAGGACTGCCCGTACCTCGGCAGCGAATTCGTGGCCGAGTCGAACGGCCAGCACGTCTCGAAGGTGCGCGTGTCCGCCGACCAGCCTCACCCGGCGTGCTTCTTCTATCGCCCGGACGGGAAGGTCCAGCTCACCGTCCGGGTGTACGTCGGGGACGCGAAGACGGCGACGGCGCTGGTCAACCAGGCGGCGCCAGTGGACTCGTCGAACCCGGCGAGCGACCCTTCCGGCTGGAAGGGCGGCTATTTGTCCACCGACGACGGTGCTGTCTACGCTGTCGCCAAGGGCTCCGCGGCGGTCATCGCGACCACCAACCAGAAGCAAAGCGTGAAGGCACGCACAGTGGTCAAGAAGGCTATCGCTGCGCTGAAGCTCTAG